The Peptacetobacter hiranonis DNA window AGTTGATATTACTTTTGTTTTTGCTAAATCAACTATTTTTTTTGCTAAAAGTGATTTTTCACTTAATTTTGTGTCTTCTGCTGTTACTTCTGCAGCTAATACTGGCGCTACACTTGTTGCTAGCATTGCTCCTGCCATTACCACTGATAATTTTTTCTTATTCATTATCTTTTTACCTCCGTTATTTTATCTTTTTTTCTTTTTTACACTCTCTTTTTATTTCTCAATTAGAAAAAATACTTCAAGAAAAAAATTAAAACTTTGGATTTTTCTAAGAATAAGACTCTCAATGAAAGTTCTCTTTTCTTCTGTTATCTTATGGCTTTTCTTTCACTTACTCTTTCTTATTCTTTCCTTTTCCTTCGTTTTCCTTTTTTATTCTTTTCTTCTCTTTTTTTCTCTATTCTCTTGCTCTTTTTTCGCAATTATTTTTCCACATTTTTATTGTACGGAATTTTTCCTTAGCGACGCCCCCCATAAGCCCACCATTCAAATTCGTATAAAACGTGAAATTATCACACGAAATATAAAAAAATTATCTTATAAAATAATAAATTAAGATTAAATTAGAGAAAAAATCTCATATATAATGTATAATTAAGATAAATACAAATAACAGAGGGTGATAAAATGCTAATACAGTTTACATTTAAAAACTTTAGGTCTTTTAGGGATGAGGTCACTCTAGATCTTTCAGCTACAAGTATAAAAGAGCATGAGGATAGAGTGGTCGAATTTGGAAATGAAAAGTTACTTACAGCTGCAGCTATTTTTGGAGCTAATGCAAGTGGAAAGTCAAATGTGCAAGAAGCTTTTAAATATATGAATGATTATGTGATAAATTCATTTCTATATGGAGGAGATATAAGCTACAACGATAGAGAGTTCAATGCACCGACACCATTTTTATTTGATGAAGTGAGTAGAAATCGGGAATCTATGTTTGAAGTTTTCTTTATACAGAAGGAATCTAATAAAGTTGTTACATATCAGTATGGATTTTGTATAGATTCAAAAGGGATTTCAGAGGAATGGTTGAGCAAAAGCTACAAAACTAGTCCTGAATTTAAGACTATATTCTACAGAAATAGAGAGGAAAATGAGCTGGATTTAAGTGGAATATCTGAAAAAGATAGAAATAATATCGAAACAGCACTTGAGCCAGAAACATTAATTGTTTCTCTAGGTGCAAAGCTTAAGGTTGGTATTTTAAAAAAAATTAGAAATTGGTTTTTAGAGAATAGAATTATAGATTTTGGAAATCCTATCGAAAATTA harbors:
- a CDS encoding AAA family ATPase, whose protein sequence is MLIQFTFKNFRSFRDEVTLDLSATSIKEHEDRVVEFGNEKLLTAAAIFGANASGKSNVQEAFKYMNDYVINSFLYGGDISYNDREFNAPTPFLFDEVSRNRESMFEVFFIQKESNKVVTYQYGFCIDSKGISEEWLSKSYKTSPEFKTIFYRNREENELDLSGISEKDRNNIETALEPETLIVSLGAKLKVGILKKIRNWFLENRIIDFGNPIENYLESKYLPEGFAEDPNVRKDVVKYLSTFDDSIVDFEIENINKDAIKVFAVHEIKGSDERVAIPLKHESAGTLKMFNLYRHLQKVLNDGGLIFVDELNSRLHPLLLRNFLLSFLNPEINKKHAQIVFTSHDLWELSNNLLRRDEIWFTEKDSNGNSTLYSLADFKTSSGKKIRNDENYAKNYLLGKYGAIPHLSEISFHDEDK